In Phlebotomus papatasi isolate M1 chromosome 1, Ppap_2.1, whole genome shotgun sequence, the following proteins share a genomic window:
- the LOC129798070 gene encoding N-acetyl-D-glucosamine kinase, giving the protein MTSTFIGGVEGGATHSKLVICDEQGSIVASVSGPGTNHWMVGIPECARRIMEMATQAKSVTNIPQTLKLKCLGLSLSGCEQEATNKVLENELRTTCPTLSENYVVCSDTAGSIATVSPLGGLVLISGTGSNALLRNPDGTMYNCGGWGNMMGDEGSAWWISHRAMKIVFDDEDNFIKSPHATNVVWQLIKEHFSVETRLDLLDHCYAKFDKPFFAGLCSKLAVAATEGDRLCQQLFTDAGRLLAKAIIALLPRVNEELVRSGELSIVCVGSVWLSWDLLKMGFIKEMNTTSITYGLTLKRLTQTMALGATYLAADAINFNLPRDYSRNYEIFYKHHNSSVVNGNRIE; this is encoded by the exons ATGACATCAACATTCATTGGAGGAGTCGAAGG GGGTGCTACACACTCCAAGCTCGTGATCTGTGATGAGCAGGGAAGCATTGTGGCTTCGGTGTCGGGTCCAGGCACAAATCACTGGATGGTTGGCATTCCAGAGTGTGCACGAAGGATCATGGAGATGGCTACTCAGGCCAAATCAGTTACAAATATTCCTCAGACGCTGAAACTGAAGTGCTTGGGTCTGAGTCTCAGTGGATGTGAGCAAGAGGCAACAAACAAAGTGTTGGAGAATGAACTGAGGACTACTTGTCCAACTCTCTCTGAGAACTATGTTGTTTGCAGCGATACTGCGGGCAGTATTGCTACTGTTTCTCCACTCGGAGGCCTAGTGCTAATCTCTGGCACTGGATCCAATGCCCTCCTGCGGAATCCCGATGGGACAATGTACAATTGTGGCGGTTGGGGCAATATGATGGGAGATGAAGGAAGTG CCTGGTGGATCTCCCACAGAGCCATGAAGATTGTCTTTGACGATGAGGATAATTTCATAAAGTCTCCACATGCCACAAATGTAGTGTGGCAATTGATAAAGGAGCACTTTAGCGTGGAGACTAGGCTTGATCTTCTGGATCATTGCTATGCCAAGTTTGATAAGCCATTCTTTGCGGGTTTGTGCTCAAAATTGGCCGTGGCAGCTACTGAGGGAGATCGCCTGTGTCAGCAACTCTTCACAGATGCTGGACGTCTCCTGGCCAAGGCTATCATTGCTTTGCTACCACGAGTCAATGAGGAACTTGTACGAAGCGGAGAATTGAGTATTGTATGCGTAGGATCAGTTTGGCTCAGTTGGGATCTTCTCAAGATGGGCTTCATCAAGGAAATGAACACAACTTCTATCACCTACGGACTCACTCTCAAACGACTGACGCAGACTATGGCTCTGGGAGCCACCTACTTAGCCGCAGACGCCATCAATTTCAATCTCCCACGAGACTATTCCCGGAACTATGAGATTTTCTACAAACATCACAACTCGTCAGTCGTCAATGGGAATAGGATTGAGTGA
- the LOC129798065 gene encoding serine protease HTRA2, mitochondrial-like, whose amino-acid sequence MSRSLLLRVQSTYRRNLSLSNLRLFTTSRIQNTPKDNQKHHHRTNDTSSSTWRIYGIALGIISSAIGISSYLRKRDDASIFPTVLAATKMPPSGRRKEFNVIADVVDIAAPAVVYIEIKDTRRYDFFSGQPLTASNGSGFIVDPDGLILTNAHVVINKPYSRVQVRLADGRTFPGVVEDVDSVSDLATVRISCKNLPTIKLGESSNLRAGEWVVALGSPLALSNTVTAGVVSSTQRASEELGLIGRDINYIQTDAAITFGNSGGPLVNLDGEAIGINSMKVTAGISFAIPIDYAKKFLNRGKERIKKGGQKATPPHRRYMGITMISITPDILQELRHRSHPVPNHITSGVLVWKVILGSPAHAGGLNPGDIVTEISGKPVKTSSDIYDALTEPGKDITMVIFRGLEKLHITIRPEDPE is encoded by the coding sequence ATGAGCAGGAGTTTGCTGTTGAGAGTACAATCAACATATAGGCGGAATTTATCCCTGAGCAATCTGAGACTCTTCACAACATCCAGGATCCAAAATACCCCCAAAGATAACCAGAAACACCATCATAGGACCAATGACACCTCATCATCTACCTGGAGAATATATGGCATAGCCCTGGGAATCATTTCCAGTGCGATAGGAATTAGCAGTTACCTGAGAAAAAGAGATGACGCAAGCATCTTTCCGACCGTTCTGGCAGCTACCAAAATGCCTCCTTCTGGCCGCCGGAAAGAATTCAATGTGATTGCAGATGTTGTAGATATAGCTGCTCCTGCAGTGGTATACATCGAGATTAAGGATACCCGAAGATATGACTTCTTTTCCGGACAACCTCTGACAGCCTCAAATGGATCAGGATTTATCGTAGACCCAGACGGGCTGATCCTCACAAATGCTCATGTTGTGATCAACAAACCCTACAGCAGAGTCCAGGTGAGACTTGCAGATGGGAGAACATTTCCAGGAGTCGTTGAGGATGTGGATTCCGTGTCGGATTTGGCAACTGTGAGGATATCCTGCAAGAATTTGCCCACAATCAAACTCGGAGAGTCTTCGAATCTCCGAGCAGGAGAATGGGTGGTAGCCCTGGGAAGTCCTCTAGCTCTGAGTAACACTGTCACCGCCGGAGTGGTGAGTTCAACGCAGAGAGCATCAGAAGAATTAGGCCTAATTGGCCGCGATATCAACTACATCCAGACAGATGCTGCCATCACCTTCGGCAATTCCGGTGGGCCCCTGGTCAATCTTGATGGAGAAGCGATAGGAATCAATTCAATGAAAGTCACTGCCGGGATCAGCTTCGCTATCCCAATCGACTACGCCAAGAAATTCCTCAATCGTGGCAAGGAGAGGATcaaaaaaggtggtcagaaGGCTACTCCACCTCATCGACGATACATGGGCATCACTATGATCTCCATAACTCCCGACATCCTCCAAGAACTCAGACATCGCAGCCATCCTGTTCCCAATCACATCACGAGCGGTGTTCTCGTGTGGAAGGTCATCCTGGGCTCTCCAGCTCATGCTGGAGGCCTCAATCCTGGAGATATCGTCACGGAAATCAGTGGAAAACCCGTGAAGACATCCTCAGACATCTACGATGCCCTCACAGAGCCCGGGAAGGACATAACAATGGTAATCTTTCGAGGTCTAGAAAAACTTCATATTACCATCCGTCCAGAAGATCCCGAATAG
- the LOC129798083 gene encoding valacyclovir hydrolase-like, with the protein MITRVFHSAKNTFSLVIRRGMASAKAIEDKIQVDDVKINYVKVGSGERAVLLLPGALGSAKTDFGPQIEKLPDILPNFTLIGWDPPGYGKSIPPRRQFPLDFFYKDARYAHKLMENLSFKKYSILGWSDGGITGMIQAAEFPNAVENLAIWGSNAYIAPKEIEIYESIRDVSKWSERMRKPMEEVYGVEDFPKLWGEWIDALMRIYKEKDGNLCKHLLKSISCPTLILHEQKDPMIVPEHVPYLLDNIKGARLHTFPDGKHNIHLRYAEDFNKEVANFLTQSAKL; encoded by the exons ATGATTACGCGAGTTTTCCATTCggcaaaaaatacattttccctGGTTATAAGACGAGGGATGGCCTCGGCTAAAGCCATTGAGGATAAGATTCAAGTTGACGATGTGAAAATCAATTATGTGAAGGTGGGAAGTGGCGAGAGGGCTGTTCTTCTGTTGCCAGGAGCTTTGGGATCCGCAAAGACAGACTTTGGCCCCCAAATTGAAAAGCTCCCGGACATTCTGCCCAATTTTACACTCATTGGATGGGATCCTCCTGGCTATGGCAAGTCTATTCCTCCCCGGAGGCAATTCCCTCTTGATTTCTTCTACAAGGATGCCAGATATGCCCACAAATTGATGGAGAATTTGTCCTTCAAAAAATACTCAATTCTGGGATGGAGTGATGGTGGAATTACTGGGATGATTCAGGCAGCTGAGTTCCCAAATGCAGTGGAAAATCTTGCAATTTGGGGCTCTAATGCATACATCGCCCCGAAGGAGATAGAAATCTATGAAA GCATTCGGGATGTCAGCAAATGGTCAGAGAGGATGAGGAAGCCAATGGAAGAAGTGTATGGAGTGGAAGATTTTCCCAAACTCTGGGGCGAATGGATAGATGCCCTTATGAGAATTTACAAGGAAAAGGATGGTAATCTATGCAAACATCTTCTGAAGAGCATTTCCTGCCCAACACTCATTCTCCATGAGCAGAAAGATCCAATGATTGTGCCTGAACATGTCCCCTATCTCTTGGATAACATCAAGGGGGCTCGTCTGCATACCTTCCCCGATGGCAAGCACAACATTCACTTGCGCTATGCTGAGGATTTTAACAAGGAAGTTGCTAATTTCCTGACCCAATCAGCCAAGTTGTGA